Proteins encoded by one window of Burkholderia plantarii:
- a CDS encoding MaoC family dehydratase produces MNGDAAGERAGRPRIASVRALRDLVGADGFASRWITIEQARVDRFADATDDHQWIHVDPERAARESPFGAPIAHGFLTLSLIPSLMVDAIEFEQKMGVNYGLNRVRFLRPVPVGAKVRGLFSVKTATDGKQGGLQCSWSVAVQVDSTGEPALACAAEFITLHLF; encoded by the coding sequence ATGAACGGGGATGCCGCGGGCGAGCGCGCCGGGCGGCCGCGCATCGCGTCGGTGCGGGCCCTGCGCGATCTGGTCGGCGCCGACGGTTTCGCGAGCCGCTGGATCACGATCGAGCAGGCGCGCGTGGACCGCTTCGCCGACGCGACCGACGACCACCAGTGGATCCACGTCGATCCCGAGCGGGCCGCGCGCGAGTCGCCGTTCGGCGCGCCGATCGCGCACGGCTTCCTGACGCTGTCGCTGATCCCGTCGCTGATGGTCGACGCGATCGAGTTCGAGCAAAAGATGGGCGTCAACTACGGGCTGAACCGCGTGCGCTTCCTGCGGCCGGTGCCGGTCGGCGCGAAGGTGCGCGGTCTGTTCTCGGTGAAGACCGCCACCGACGGCAAGCAGGGCGGCCTGCAATGCTCGTGGTCGGTCGCGGTGCAGGTCGATTCGACCGGCGAGCCGGCGCTGGCCTGCGCGGCCGAGTTCATCACGCTGCATCTGTTCTGA
- a CDS encoding MaoC family dehydratase, with protein MTIGYEDLEVGALTEIGKHTFTPEDIVEFAQRYDPQPFHLDEAGGKASPFGGLVASGWHTCSVFMGMLVRNVLSDSTSMGSPGIDEIRWLKPVRAGATITMFQNIVDKRLSASRPDRGIVTTEWIGKNEDGDTVITVKSKVIFGLRNPQANA; from the coding sequence ATGACGATCGGTTACGAAGATCTGGAGGTCGGCGCACTGACCGAGATCGGCAAGCACACGTTCACGCCGGAGGACATCGTCGAGTTCGCGCAGCGCTATGATCCGCAACCGTTCCATCTCGACGAGGCGGGCGGCAAGGCCTCGCCGTTCGGCGGCCTGGTGGCGAGCGGCTGGCATACCTGTTCGGTGTTCATGGGCATGCTGGTGCGCAACGTGCTGAGCGACTCGACCAGCATGGGCTCGCCCGGCATCGACGAGATCCGCTGGCTGAAGCCGGTGCGCGCCGGCGCGACCATCACGATGTTCCAGAACATCGTCGACAAGCGGCTGTCCGCGAGCCGCCCCGATCGCGGCATCGTGACGACCGAGTGGATCGGCAAGAACGAGGACGGCGACACCGTGATCACGGTGAAATCGAAGGTGATCTTCGGGCTGCGCAATCCGCAGGCGAACGCATGA
- a CDS encoding acyl-CoA dehydrogenase family protein, translated as MDFDYSPRVDVMRERLLAFFDEHIYPNERAFHDEIARNRRDGNAWRPVGLLETLKREARAAGLWNLFLPASDRGAGLSNLDYAPLCEIMGRVPWAPEVFNCSAPDTGNMETLERYGDDEQKRTWLEPLLDGTIRSAFLMTEPEVASSDATNIRTRIERDGDEYLINGHKWWSSGAGDPRCKLYIVMGKTDPEAPRHAQQSMILVPSDAPGVTVRRPLSVFGYDDAPHGHMEIMLDKVRVPAANLLLGEGRGFEIAQGRLGPGRIHHCMRLIGLAERALELMCRRALQRVAFGKPIAEQTVTQERIAEARCLIDQARLLTLKAAYTMDKVGNKGARGEIAMIKVVAPNMACQVIDWAIQAHGGGGVSDDFPLAYAYASARTLRFADGPDEVHRNAIAKLELARHAAAAGRTG; from the coding sequence ATGGATTTCGATTACTCCCCGAGGGTCGACGTGATGCGCGAACGGCTGCTCGCGTTCTTCGACGAGCACATCTACCCGAACGAGCGCGCCTTCCACGACGAGATCGCGCGCAACCGCCGCGACGGCAACGCGTGGCGCCCCGTCGGCCTGCTCGAGACGCTCAAGCGCGAAGCCCGCGCCGCCGGCCTCTGGAACCTGTTCCTGCCGGCCTCCGACCGCGGCGCGGGCCTCTCCAATCTCGACTACGCGCCGCTCTGCGAAATCATGGGGCGCGTGCCGTGGGCGCCCGAGGTGTTCAACTGCAGCGCGCCCGACACCGGCAACATGGAAACGCTCGAACGCTATGGCGACGACGAGCAGAAGCGGACCTGGCTCGAACCGCTGCTCGACGGCACGATCCGCTCGGCGTTCCTGATGACCGAGCCCGAGGTGGCCTCCTCGGACGCGACCAACATCCGCACCCGGATCGAACGCGACGGCGACGAGTACCTGATCAACGGCCACAAATGGTGGTCGTCGGGCGCGGGCGACCCGCGCTGCAAGCTTTACATCGTGATGGGCAAGACCGATCCGGAGGCACCGCGCCACGCGCAGCAGTCGATGATCCTGGTGCCGTCGGACGCGCCCGGCGTCACGGTCCGGCGTCCGCTCAGCGTGTTCGGCTACGACGACGCGCCGCACGGTCACATGGAGATCATGCTCGACAAGGTCCGCGTGCCGGCCGCGAACCTGCTGCTCGGCGAGGGCCGCGGCTTCGAGATCGCGCAGGGCCGGCTCGGGCCGGGCCGGATCCACCACTGCATGCGTCTGATCGGGCTCGCCGAGCGCGCGCTCGAACTGATGTGCCGGCGCGCGCTGCAGCGCGTCGCGTTCGGCAAACCGATCGCCGAGCAGACGGTAACGCAGGAGCGCATCGCCGAGGCGCGCTGCCTGATCGACCAGGCGCGGCTGCTCACGCTGAAGGCCGCCTACACGATGGACAAGGTCGGCAACAAGGGCGCGCGCGGCGAGATCGCGATGATCAAGGTGGTGGCGCCGAACATGGCCTGCCAGGTGATCGACTGGGCGATCCAGGCGCATGGCGGCGGCGGCGTCAGCGACGATTTCCCGCTCGCCTACGCCTATGCCTCGGCCCGCACGCTGCGTTTCGCCGACGGGCCGGACGAGGTGCATCGCAACGCGATCGCCAAGCTCGAACTGGCGCGCCACGCGGCGGCGGCTGGCCGGACCGGCTGA